Proteins from a genomic interval of Triplophysa dalaica isolate WHDGS20190420 chromosome 21, ASM1584641v1, whole genome shotgun sequence:
- the ect2 gene encoding protein ECT2 isoform X1, translating to MADSSIVTLGTGRSLLVDCSVFDSRMAETSKEQFFIEESQDVLPRVETRVVLVGEAGNIAELEKAVEAITIMEVPVVKIKEGLPGTEAREKLIKSIVNMDINTPCIKTDNVKEFGDGENCEFENVFVLKDFRAPEYSYLYKNDSRILGPPAVMYCASKGEPLPFSSRPLYSMTMLNLSLCFTGFRKKDEVVNLVNLVHHMGGAIRKDFDSAKVTHLIAHSTHGEKYRLAVCMGTPILTPEWIRKAWEHRNDINFHASNEDFRTEFKVPPFQDCVLSFLGFSEEDKTNMEERTQKHGGRFQAVCDEKCTHLVVEENSIKELPFTPPKRLYVVKQEWFWGSIQMDARAGESMYSYEKPESPAMKKAVSLLSLTTPNSGRKRRRLRETLAQLTKETEISPFPPRKRPSAEHSLSMGSLLDISNTPDTCKSGGERRYRRSSSSRRRRSVRKSRAEDAQQRTSTPVCGLEHQTDNIKPPKSSTPSLPKQSARWQVSKELYQTESNYVDILATVLQLFKYPLEKEGQVGGPILAQEEFKTIFSSIPDIYEVHTRIKADLERLVMNWSEEKSVGDIILKYSKDLVKAYPPFVNFFEMSKETIVRCERQKPRFHAFLKINQAKPECGRQTLVELLIRPVQRLPSVALLLNDIRKHTSDDNPDKVTLEKAIESLKEVMTHINEDKRKTEGQKQIFDVVYEVDGCPANLLSSHRSLVHRVETIALGDKPCDRGEHVTLFLFNDCLEIARKRHKVITTFRSPLGQTRPPAQLKHIALMPLSQIRRVLDIQDSEECHNAFALVVRPPTEQENLLFSFQLMAEDTLKSAWLKTLCRQVANTICRADMEDLIQSADPESVQVNTKDMDSTLSRASRAIKKTSKKVTRAFSFTKTPKRVLQRAFMANGTPDEKSPGLDGSHMGRMGSSSTLSMSRSASTFSLTGSIKSAVVQRSNSLDHAPRLRVPVCVRTPCSPERACEPAPPETLPRPSILLLPAPEPIAQPGDGRELLAPTQPQRRVHGPPRRETLL from the exons ATGGCTGACAGCAGCATAGTTACTTTGGGGACGGGCCGTAGCCTGCTGGTGGACTGCTCCGTATTTGACTCCCGGATGGCGGAAACCTCCAAGGAGCAGTTTTTTATTGAGGAGTCGCAGG ATGTTTTGCCTCGAGTTGAGACCAGGGTGGTGTTGGTGGGCGAGGCCGGCAATATCGCAGAACTTGAGAAAGCTGTAGAG GCCATCACAATAATGGAAGTCCCGGTGGTTAAGATTAAGGAAGGCCTGCCGGGCACTGAGGCGCGTGAGAAATTGATAAAATCTATAGTCAATATG GATATAAACACCCCCTGTATCAAAACCGACAATGTCAAAGAATTTGGCGACGGGGAGAATTGCGAGTTCGAGAACGTGTTTGTGCTGAAAGACTTCCGGGCTCCAGAATACAGCTACTTGTACAAGAATGACAGCCGTATCCTGGGGCCTCCGGCGGTGATGTACTGCGCCAGCAAGGGAGAG CCTCTGCCGTTTTCCTCACGGCCTCTCTACTCAATGACCATGCTGAACTTATCTCTGTGCTTCACTGGTTTCCGTAAAAAAGATGAAGTG GTTAACCTCGTCAATCTGGTCCATCACATGGGCGGGGCAATCCGAAAAGACTTTGACAGCGCTAAAGTCACACACCTCATCGCCCATTCCACACACGGTGAAAAGTACAGG CTGGCGGTGTGCATGGGCACACCCATCCTTACCCCTGAGTGGATACGCAAGGCTTGGGAGCACAGAAATGACAT CAATTTCCACGCAAGCAACGAGGATTTCCGCACCGAGTTCAAAGTTCCTCCGTTCCAGGATTGTGTGCTGAGCTTTCTGGGTTTCTCAGAGGAGGATAAAACAAACATGGAGGAAAGGACACAGAAACATG GTGGTCGGTTTCAGGCAGTGTGTGATGAAAAATGCACACACTTGGTTGTTGAAGAGAACTCCATTAAGGAATTGCCCTTTACCCCCCCGAAACGGCTGTATGTAGTGAAGCAGGAG TGGTTTTGGGGAAGCATACAGATGGATGCCCGTGCCGGCGAATCAATGTACTCTTATGAAAAG ccAGAGAGCCCTGCGATGAAAAAAGCGGTATCTCTGCTGTCTCTCACGACGCCCAACAGTGGCAGGAAGCGTCGGCGTCTCCGAGAAACATTGGCTCAACTCACTAAAGAAACAGAGATTTCCCCTTTCCCCCCACGCAAGAGACCGTCGGCAGAACATTCCCTCTCCATGGGCTCCCTGCTTGACATTTCCAACACACCTGACACCTGCAAATCCGGTGGAG AACGCAGGTACAGGAGAAGCAGCAGCAGTAGGAGGAGGAGGAGTGTGAGGAAGAGTAGAGCAGAGGATGCACAGCAGCGCACCAGCACTCCTGTGTGCGGACTGGAACACCAGACAG ACAATATCAAACCTCCCAAGAGCTCAACACCTTCGCTGCCCAAGCAGTCAGCAAGATGGCAAGTCTCCAAAGAGCTCTACCAAACCGAGAGCAACTACGTTGATATCCTGGCCACGGTCCTGCAG CTCTTCAAATACCCGCTGGAGAAAGAAGGGCAGGTGGGCGGCCCGATCCTGGCTCAGGAGGAGTTCAAGACCATCTTTAGCAGTATTCCAGACATCTATGAAGTGCACACCAGAATAAAG GCGGATCTGGAGCGGTTGGTGATGAACTGGTCTGAAGAGAAGAGCGTCGGAGACATTATCCTGAAATAT TCTAAAGACCTGGTGAAGGCGTACCCGCCATTTGTCAACTTCTTTGAGATGAGCAAAGAGACCATAGTGAGATGTGAGAGGCAGAAGCCGAGGTTTCACGCGTTCCTGAAG ATTAATCAGGCTAAACCCGAATGTGGCCGGCAGACCCTCGTCGAGCTTTTGATCCGTCCTGTCCAGAGACTGCCGAGTGTGGCTCTCTTGCTGAATG ATATAAGAAAACACACATCAGATGACAACCCAGATAAAGTGACCCTGGAAAAGGCCATCGAGTCTCTCAAGGAAGTCATGAC GCACATAAATGAGGACAAGAGGAAAACAGAAGGACAGAAGCAGATCTTTGATGTTGTTTATGAAGTGGACGGATGCCCT gccaATCTGTTGTCGTCACACCGGAGTCTGGTTCACAGGGTGGAGACCATCGCTCTTGGAGACAAACCCTGTGACAGGGGAGAACACGTCACACTCTTCCTCTTTAATGATTGTTTGGAG ATTGCCAGGAAGAGGCACAAAGTAATAACCACGTTCAGGAGTCCGTTGGGTCAGACACGGCCGCCGGCCCAGCTTAAACACATAGCCCTGATGCCTCTGTCTCAGATCAGGAGAGTTCTGGACATCCAGGACTCTGAGG AGTGTCATAACGCCTTCGCCCTTGTGGTACGTCCTCCTACGGAACAGGAGAACTTGTTATTCAGCTTCCAACTGATGGCCGAAGACACCCTCAAATCTGCCTGGCTCAAGACTCTGTGCCGTCAAGTGGCCAACACGATCTGCCGAGCTGATATG GAAGATCTCATTCAGAGCGCCGATCCTGAATCCGTCCAAGTGAACACGAAGGACATGGACAGCACGCTGAGCCGAGCATCCCGGGCCATCAAAAAGACGTCAAAGAAG gtcACTAGAGCTTTCTCCTTCACTAAGACCCCTAAGCGCGTGCTTCAGAGGGCGTTTATGGCCAATGGTACCCCAGATGAGAAGAGTCCTGGCCTGGATGGCAGTCACATGGGACGAATGGGAAGCAGCTCCACATTGTCT ATGTCTCGTTCTGCCTCTACGTTCAGTCTGACCGGCTCTATTAAAAGTGCAGTGGTTCAGCGGTCAAACTCTCTGGATCATGCCCCGAGGCTCCGAGTCCCTGTGTGTGTCCGTACACCTTGTAGTCCAGAGAGGGCTTGTGAACCAGCACCTCCCGAGACCCTGCCCAGACCGTCCATCCTCTTGCTTCCGGCACCCGAGCCCATAGCTCAGCCGGGGGATGGCAGGGAGCTGTTGGCGCCCACGCAGCCTCAACGCAGGGTCCACGGTCCCCCGCGGAGGGAGACCCTACTGTAG
- the ect2 gene encoding protein ECT2 isoform X2, translated as MADSSIVTLGTGRSLLVDCSVFDSRMAETSKEQFFIEESQDVLPRVETRVVLVGEAGNIAELEKAVEDINTPCIKTDNVKEFGDGENCEFENVFVLKDFRAPEYSYLYKNDSRILGPPAVMYCASKGEPLPFSSRPLYSMTMLNLSLCFTGFRKKDEVVNLVNLVHHMGGAIRKDFDSAKVTHLIAHSTHGEKYRLAVCMGTPILTPEWIRKAWEHRNDINFHASNEDFRTEFKVPPFQDCVLSFLGFSEEDKTNMEERTQKHGGRFQAVCDEKCTHLVVEENSIKELPFTPPKRLYVVKQEWFWGSIQMDARAGESMYSYEKPESPAMKKAVSLLSLTTPNSGRKRRRLRETLAQLTKETEISPFPPRKRPSAEHSLSMGSLLDISNTPDTCKSGGERRYRRSSSSRRRRSVRKSRAEDAQQRTSTPVCGLEHQTDNIKPPKSSTPSLPKQSARWQVSKELYQTESNYVDILATVLQLFKYPLEKEGQVGGPILAQEEFKTIFSSIPDIYEVHTRIKADLERLVMNWSEEKSVGDIILKYSKDLVKAYPPFVNFFEMSKETIVRCERQKPRFHAFLKINQAKPECGRQTLVELLIRPVQRLPSVALLLNDIRKHTSDDNPDKVTLEKAIESLKEVMTHINEDKRKTEGQKQIFDVVYEVDGCPANLLSSHRSLVHRVETIALGDKPCDRGEHVTLFLFNDCLEIARKRHKVITTFRSPLGQTRPPAQLKHIALMPLSQIRRVLDIQDSEECHNAFALVVRPPTEQENLLFSFQLMAEDTLKSAWLKTLCRQVANTICRADMEDLIQSADPESVQVNTKDMDSTLSRASRAIKKTSKKVTRAFSFTKTPKRVLQRAFMANGTPDEKSPGLDGSHMGRMGSSSTLSMSRSASTFSLTGSIKSAVVQRSNSLDHAPRLRVPVCVRTPCSPERACEPAPPETLPRPSILLLPAPEPIAQPGDGRELLAPTQPQRRVHGPPRRETLL; from the exons ATGGCTGACAGCAGCATAGTTACTTTGGGGACGGGCCGTAGCCTGCTGGTGGACTGCTCCGTATTTGACTCCCGGATGGCGGAAACCTCCAAGGAGCAGTTTTTTATTGAGGAGTCGCAGG ATGTTTTGCCTCGAGTTGAGACCAGGGTGGTGTTGGTGGGCGAGGCCGGCAATATCGCAGAACTTGAGAAAGCTGTAGAG GATATAAACACCCCCTGTATCAAAACCGACAATGTCAAAGAATTTGGCGACGGGGAGAATTGCGAGTTCGAGAACGTGTTTGTGCTGAAAGACTTCCGGGCTCCAGAATACAGCTACTTGTACAAGAATGACAGCCGTATCCTGGGGCCTCCGGCGGTGATGTACTGCGCCAGCAAGGGAGAG CCTCTGCCGTTTTCCTCACGGCCTCTCTACTCAATGACCATGCTGAACTTATCTCTGTGCTTCACTGGTTTCCGTAAAAAAGATGAAGTG GTTAACCTCGTCAATCTGGTCCATCACATGGGCGGGGCAATCCGAAAAGACTTTGACAGCGCTAAAGTCACACACCTCATCGCCCATTCCACACACGGTGAAAAGTACAGG CTGGCGGTGTGCATGGGCACACCCATCCTTACCCCTGAGTGGATACGCAAGGCTTGGGAGCACAGAAATGACAT CAATTTCCACGCAAGCAACGAGGATTTCCGCACCGAGTTCAAAGTTCCTCCGTTCCAGGATTGTGTGCTGAGCTTTCTGGGTTTCTCAGAGGAGGATAAAACAAACATGGAGGAAAGGACACAGAAACATG GTGGTCGGTTTCAGGCAGTGTGTGATGAAAAATGCACACACTTGGTTGTTGAAGAGAACTCCATTAAGGAATTGCCCTTTACCCCCCCGAAACGGCTGTATGTAGTGAAGCAGGAG TGGTTTTGGGGAAGCATACAGATGGATGCCCGTGCCGGCGAATCAATGTACTCTTATGAAAAG ccAGAGAGCCCTGCGATGAAAAAAGCGGTATCTCTGCTGTCTCTCACGACGCCCAACAGTGGCAGGAAGCGTCGGCGTCTCCGAGAAACATTGGCTCAACTCACTAAAGAAACAGAGATTTCCCCTTTCCCCCCACGCAAGAGACCGTCGGCAGAACATTCCCTCTCCATGGGCTCCCTGCTTGACATTTCCAACACACCTGACACCTGCAAATCCGGTGGAG AACGCAGGTACAGGAGAAGCAGCAGCAGTAGGAGGAGGAGGAGTGTGAGGAAGAGTAGAGCAGAGGATGCACAGCAGCGCACCAGCACTCCTGTGTGCGGACTGGAACACCAGACAG ACAATATCAAACCTCCCAAGAGCTCAACACCTTCGCTGCCCAAGCAGTCAGCAAGATGGCAAGTCTCCAAAGAGCTCTACCAAACCGAGAGCAACTACGTTGATATCCTGGCCACGGTCCTGCAG CTCTTCAAATACCCGCTGGAGAAAGAAGGGCAGGTGGGCGGCCCGATCCTGGCTCAGGAGGAGTTCAAGACCATCTTTAGCAGTATTCCAGACATCTATGAAGTGCACACCAGAATAAAG GCGGATCTGGAGCGGTTGGTGATGAACTGGTCTGAAGAGAAGAGCGTCGGAGACATTATCCTGAAATAT TCTAAAGACCTGGTGAAGGCGTACCCGCCATTTGTCAACTTCTTTGAGATGAGCAAAGAGACCATAGTGAGATGTGAGAGGCAGAAGCCGAGGTTTCACGCGTTCCTGAAG ATTAATCAGGCTAAACCCGAATGTGGCCGGCAGACCCTCGTCGAGCTTTTGATCCGTCCTGTCCAGAGACTGCCGAGTGTGGCTCTCTTGCTGAATG ATATAAGAAAACACACATCAGATGACAACCCAGATAAAGTGACCCTGGAAAAGGCCATCGAGTCTCTCAAGGAAGTCATGAC GCACATAAATGAGGACAAGAGGAAAACAGAAGGACAGAAGCAGATCTTTGATGTTGTTTATGAAGTGGACGGATGCCCT gccaATCTGTTGTCGTCACACCGGAGTCTGGTTCACAGGGTGGAGACCATCGCTCTTGGAGACAAACCCTGTGACAGGGGAGAACACGTCACACTCTTCCTCTTTAATGATTGTTTGGAG ATTGCCAGGAAGAGGCACAAAGTAATAACCACGTTCAGGAGTCCGTTGGGTCAGACACGGCCGCCGGCCCAGCTTAAACACATAGCCCTGATGCCTCTGTCTCAGATCAGGAGAGTTCTGGACATCCAGGACTCTGAGG AGTGTCATAACGCCTTCGCCCTTGTGGTACGTCCTCCTACGGAACAGGAGAACTTGTTATTCAGCTTCCAACTGATGGCCGAAGACACCCTCAAATCTGCCTGGCTCAAGACTCTGTGCCGTCAAGTGGCCAACACGATCTGCCGAGCTGATATG GAAGATCTCATTCAGAGCGCCGATCCTGAATCCGTCCAAGTGAACACGAAGGACATGGACAGCACGCTGAGCCGAGCATCCCGGGCCATCAAAAAGACGTCAAAGAAG gtcACTAGAGCTTTCTCCTTCACTAAGACCCCTAAGCGCGTGCTTCAGAGGGCGTTTATGGCCAATGGTACCCCAGATGAGAAGAGTCCTGGCCTGGATGGCAGTCACATGGGACGAATGGGAAGCAGCTCCACATTGTCT ATGTCTCGTTCTGCCTCTACGTTCAGTCTGACCGGCTCTATTAAAAGTGCAGTGGTTCAGCGGTCAAACTCTCTGGATCATGCCCCGAGGCTCCGAGTCCCTGTGTGTGTCCGTACACCTTGTAGTCCAGAGAGGGCTTGTGAACCAGCACCTCCCGAGACCCTGCCCAGACCGTCCATCCTCTTGCTTCCGGCACCCGAGCCCATAGCTCAGCCGGGGGATGGCAGGGAGCTGTTGGCGCCCACGCAGCCTCAACGCAGGGTCCACGGTCCCCCGCGGAGGGAGACCCTACTGTAG
- the ect2 gene encoding protein ECT2 isoform X5 produces the protein MADSSIVTLGTGRSLLVDCSVFDSRMAETSKEQFFIEESQDVLPRVETRVVLVGEAGNIAELEKAVEDINTPCIKTDNVKEFGDGENCEFENVFVLKDFRAPEYSYLYKNDSRILGPPAVMYCASKGEPLPFSSRPLYSMTMLNLSLCFTGFRKKDEVVNLVNLVHHMGGAIRKDFDSAKVTHLIAHSTHGEKYRLAVCMGTPILTPEWIRKAWEHRNDINFHASNEDFRTEFKVPPFQDCVLSFLGFSEEDKTNMEERTQKHGGRFQAVCDEKCTHLVVEENSIKELPFTPPKRLYVVKQEWFWGSIQMDARAGESMYSYEKPESPAMKKAVSLLSLTTPNSGRKRRRLRETLAQLTKETEISPFPPRKRPSAEHSLSMGSLLDISNTPDTCKSGGDNIKPPKSSTPSLPKQSARWQVSKELYQTESNYVDILATVLQLFKYPLEKEGQVGGPILAQEEFKTIFSSIPDIYEVHTRIKADLERLVMNWSEEKSVGDIILKYSKDLVKAYPPFVNFFEMSKETIVRCERQKPRFHAFLKINQAKPECGRQTLVELLIRPVQRLPSVALLLNDIRKHTSDDNPDKVTLEKAIESLKEVMTHINEDKRKTEGQKQIFDVVYEVDGCPANLLSSHRSLVHRVETIALGDKPCDRGEHVTLFLFNDCLEIARKRHKVITTFRSPLGQTRPPAQLKHIALMPLSQIRRVLDIQDSEECHNAFALVVRPPTEQENLLFSFQLMAEDTLKSAWLKTLCRQVANTICRADMEDLIQSADPESVQVNTKDMDSTLSRASRAIKKTSKKVTRAFSFTKTPKRVLQRAFMANGTPDEKSPGLDGSHMGRMGSSSTLSMSRSASTFSLTGSIKSAVVQRSNSLDHAPRLRVPVCVRTPCSPERACEPAPPETLPRPSILLLPAPEPIAQPGDGRELLAPTQPQRRVHGPPRRETLL, from the exons ATGGCTGACAGCAGCATAGTTACTTTGGGGACGGGCCGTAGCCTGCTGGTGGACTGCTCCGTATTTGACTCCCGGATGGCGGAAACCTCCAAGGAGCAGTTTTTTATTGAGGAGTCGCAGG ATGTTTTGCCTCGAGTTGAGACCAGGGTGGTGTTGGTGGGCGAGGCCGGCAATATCGCAGAACTTGAGAAAGCTGTAGAG GATATAAACACCCCCTGTATCAAAACCGACAATGTCAAAGAATTTGGCGACGGGGAGAATTGCGAGTTCGAGAACGTGTTTGTGCTGAAAGACTTCCGGGCTCCAGAATACAGCTACTTGTACAAGAATGACAGCCGTATCCTGGGGCCTCCGGCGGTGATGTACTGCGCCAGCAAGGGAGAG CCTCTGCCGTTTTCCTCACGGCCTCTCTACTCAATGACCATGCTGAACTTATCTCTGTGCTTCACTGGTTTCCGTAAAAAAGATGAAGTG GTTAACCTCGTCAATCTGGTCCATCACATGGGCGGGGCAATCCGAAAAGACTTTGACAGCGCTAAAGTCACACACCTCATCGCCCATTCCACACACGGTGAAAAGTACAGG CTGGCGGTGTGCATGGGCACACCCATCCTTACCCCTGAGTGGATACGCAAGGCTTGGGAGCACAGAAATGACAT CAATTTCCACGCAAGCAACGAGGATTTCCGCACCGAGTTCAAAGTTCCTCCGTTCCAGGATTGTGTGCTGAGCTTTCTGGGTTTCTCAGAGGAGGATAAAACAAACATGGAGGAAAGGACACAGAAACATG GTGGTCGGTTTCAGGCAGTGTGTGATGAAAAATGCACACACTTGGTTGTTGAAGAGAACTCCATTAAGGAATTGCCCTTTACCCCCCCGAAACGGCTGTATGTAGTGAAGCAGGAG TGGTTTTGGGGAAGCATACAGATGGATGCCCGTGCCGGCGAATCAATGTACTCTTATGAAAAG ccAGAGAGCCCTGCGATGAAAAAAGCGGTATCTCTGCTGTCTCTCACGACGCCCAACAGTGGCAGGAAGCGTCGGCGTCTCCGAGAAACATTGGCTCAACTCACTAAAGAAACAGAGATTTCCCCTTTCCCCCCACGCAAGAGACCGTCGGCAGAACATTCCCTCTCCATGGGCTCCCTGCTTGACATTTCCAACACACCTGACACCTGCAAATCCGGTGGAG ACAATATCAAACCTCCCAAGAGCTCAACACCTTCGCTGCCCAAGCAGTCAGCAAGATGGCAAGTCTCCAAAGAGCTCTACCAAACCGAGAGCAACTACGTTGATATCCTGGCCACGGTCCTGCAG CTCTTCAAATACCCGCTGGAGAAAGAAGGGCAGGTGGGCGGCCCGATCCTGGCTCAGGAGGAGTTCAAGACCATCTTTAGCAGTATTCCAGACATCTATGAAGTGCACACCAGAATAAAG GCGGATCTGGAGCGGTTGGTGATGAACTGGTCTGAAGAGAAGAGCGTCGGAGACATTATCCTGAAATAT TCTAAAGACCTGGTGAAGGCGTACCCGCCATTTGTCAACTTCTTTGAGATGAGCAAAGAGACCATAGTGAGATGTGAGAGGCAGAAGCCGAGGTTTCACGCGTTCCTGAAG ATTAATCAGGCTAAACCCGAATGTGGCCGGCAGACCCTCGTCGAGCTTTTGATCCGTCCTGTCCAGAGACTGCCGAGTGTGGCTCTCTTGCTGAATG ATATAAGAAAACACACATCAGATGACAACCCAGATAAAGTGACCCTGGAAAAGGCCATCGAGTCTCTCAAGGAAGTCATGAC GCACATAAATGAGGACAAGAGGAAAACAGAAGGACAGAAGCAGATCTTTGATGTTGTTTATGAAGTGGACGGATGCCCT gccaATCTGTTGTCGTCACACCGGAGTCTGGTTCACAGGGTGGAGACCATCGCTCTTGGAGACAAACCCTGTGACAGGGGAGAACACGTCACACTCTTCCTCTTTAATGATTGTTTGGAG ATTGCCAGGAAGAGGCACAAAGTAATAACCACGTTCAGGAGTCCGTTGGGTCAGACACGGCCGCCGGCCCAGCTTAAACACATAGCCCTGATGCCTCTGTCTCAGATCAGGAGAGTTCTGGACATCCAGGACTCTGAGG AGTGTCATAACGCCTTCGCCCTTGTGGTACGTCCTCCTACGGAACAGGAGAACTTGTTATTCAGCTTCCAACTGATGGCCGAAGACACCCTCAAATCTGCCTGGCTCAAGACTCTGTGCCGTCAAGTGGCCAACACGATCTGCCGAGCTGATATG GAAGATCTCATTCAGAGCGCCGATCCTGAATCCGTCCAAGTGAACACGAAGGACATGGACAGCACGCTGAGCCGAGCATCCCGGGCCATCAAAAAGACGTCAAAGAAG gtcACTAGAGCTTTCTCCTTCACTAAGACCCCTAAGCGCGTGCTTCAGAGGGCGTTTATGGCCAATGGTACCCCAGATGAGAAGAGTCCTGGCCTGGATGGCAGTCACATGGGACGAATGGGAAGCAGCTCCACATTGTCT ATGTCTCGTTCTGCCTCTACGTTCAGTCTGACCGGCTCTATTAAAAGTGCAGTGGTTCAGCGGTCAAACTCTCTGGATCATGCCCCGAGGCTCCGAGTCCCTGTGTGTGTCCGTACACCTTGTAGTCCAGAGAGGGCTTGTGAACCAGCACCTCCCGAGACCCTGCCCAGACCGTCCATCCTCTTGCTTCCGGCACCCGAGCCCATAGCTCAGCCGGGGGATGGCAGGGAGCTGTTGGCGCCCACGCAGCCTCAACGCAGGGTCCACGGTCCCCCGCGGAGGGAGACCCTACTGTAG